A single Nostoc sp. PCC 7107 DNA region contains:
- a CDS encoding DUF5615 family PIN-like protein, with protein sequence MKILLDTCINARVRTDLQTAGYDVVWSGDWPKDPGDEEILATAYRESRILVTLDKDFGELAILRGNPHCGILRLVNLSTKEQSIVCLRVLQLYGDELFSGAIVTAELDRVRIRPPENRA encoded by the coding sequence GTGAAAATATTGCTAGATACTTGCATTAATGCTAGGGTGCGTACCGATTTACAAACGGCCGGGTATGATGTAGTTTGGTCTGGAGATTGGCCAAAAGATCCAGGTGACGAGGAAATTTTAGCAACCGCCTATCGTGAAAGTAGGATTTTAGTCACCCTTGATAAAGATTTTGGAGAGTTAGCAATTCTGCGGGGAAATCCTCACTGTGGTATCTTGCGCTTAGTTAATCTCTCAACCAAAGAACAATCAATAGTTTGTTTGCGGGTACTTCAGCTTTACGGAGATGAATTATTCTCTGGTGCAATTGTAACTGCTGAATTAGATAGAGTCAGAATTCGCCCACCTGAAAATAGGGCTTGA
- a CDS encoding DUF433 domain-containing protein → MNEQTLLERITFNPQIFGGKPIIRGRRLAVEHILGMLAVGDTIETLLEAYPWLEREDVQACLVYARRLVGHERVEPLLIESPR, encoded by the coding sequence ATGAACGAACAAACATTACTAGAAAGAATCACATTTAACCCCCAAATCTTTGGCGGTAAACCGATTATTCGAGGTCGTCGTCTAGCTGTTGAACATATTTTAGGAATGTTAGCAGTAGGAGATACTATTGAAACTTTGCTAGAAGCTTATCCCTGGTTAGAACGTGAAGATGTACAAGCCTGTTTAGTCTATGCACGAAGGTTAGTTGGTCATGAACGGGTTGAACCTTTATTGATAGAGTCCCCAAGGTGA
- a CDS encoding YafY family protein — protein MPRKKETITLSIPPGTKEQLEAIARQLNITWGKEPSISGLIVAIAQQSVEVGKPFTLDSNQVNALQQAIKALNDAGHIGEAQTVLALLLERGNLEAPLRQLLMKQLSQPIQEWRNTIEELTKAKQPFYLLYSNSQGQELDYKVRHAEVRFFEKRFYLMIWCEETADVENDIPELPELWHNRCLSFERIKSVVPTSGDWRGELDYVKVQLHFRGWLAKAYQPKEDDIEDDMINNVRQVVRRVANPFWLIREVSRYWEDCVIVSPESLRDRLKQKLLTLCDLYNIETKRL, from the coding sequence ATGCCGAGAAAAAAAGAAACGATTACACTGTCAATTCCGCCGGGAACTAAGGAACAACTAGAAGCGATCGCTCGCCAACTCAATATAACTTGGGGCAAAGAACCGAGTATTTCGGGCTTAATAGTGGCGATTGCACAACAGTCTGTAGAGGTCGGAAAGCCTTTCACGCTTGACTCTAACCAAGTTAATGCCTTACAACAAGCGATTAAAGCTTTGAATGATGCAGGTCACATAGGAGAAGCGCAAACTGTACTTGCACTTTTACTAGAACGTGGCAATCTCGAAGCACCTCTTCGTCAATTGCTGATGAAACAACTTAGTCAACCTATCCAAGAGTGGCGAAATACGATAGAAGAACTAACTAAAGCCAAACAGCCTTTCTACCTTCTCTATTCCAACTCTCAAGGTCAGGAATTAGATTACAAAGTTCGTCACGCTGAGGTGCGCTTTTTTGAGAAACGCTTTTATCTCATGATTTGGTGCGAAGAGACAGCAGACGTAGAAAACGATATCCCAGAATTACCCGAACTTTGGCACAATCGTTGCTTAAGCTTTGAGCGAATTAAGTCTGTTGTACCTACTAGTGGTGATTGGCGGGGTGAACTTGACTATGTAAAAGTGCAATTACACTTTCGGGGTTGGCTAGCCAAAGCCTATCAACCCAAAGAAGATGATATTGAGGATGACATGATTAATAATGTGCGTCAGGTTGTGCGGCGAGTAGCTAACCCTTTCTGGCTGATTCGAGAAGTATCACGGTATTGGGAAGATTGCGTGATTGTATCACCTGAGAGTCTGCGCGATCGCCTCAAACAAAAACTCCTCACTTTATGCGATTTATATAATATCGAAACCAAGAGATTGTAG
- a CDS encoding phage tail protein has product MANTSRELNYVTANRFYVEIESNITACFTECQGLGVNIKTEKFAEGGVNNQQRVLLNPADFSDVTLKRGITDDLTFWNWLNKILTGAIERRNVNILVFNQAGETMQCWTLIGAVPISWKAPSLSADSSTVAIEELTLTYEGLKVDKTRSGGASILSGRDSSGSFSSN; this is encoded by the coding sequence ATGGCTAATACTAGCCGAGAATTAAACTACGTTACTGCCAATAGATTTTATGTAGAAATTGAAAGTAATATCACCGCATGTTTTACAGAATGCCAAGGCTTGGGTGTGAATATCAAAACTGAAAAATTTGCTGAAGGTGGTGTTAATAATCAACAAAGAGTATTGTTAAATCCCGCAGATTTTTCTGATGTTACCCTCAAACGTGGCATTACTGATGACCTAACATTTTGGAATTGGCTCAATAAAATTTTAACGGGTGCAATAGAACGACGTAACGTCAATATTTTAGTTTTTAATCAAGCAGGCGAAACCATGCAATGTTGGACTTTAATCGGTGCTGTACCCATTTCATGGAAAGCACCAAGTTTAAGTGCAGACTCTAGCACAGTCGCTATTGAAGAATTAACTTTAACTTACGAAGGCTTGAAAGTTGATAAAACAAGGTCTGGCGGTGCATCAATTCTGTCTGGACGCGATAGCTCAGGTTCATTTTCTAGTAATTAA
- a CDS encoding substrate-binding domain-containing protein yields the protein MVYEQIKAKLPQRFFSKAENPPVTEPEPLVTPVTLQPPTAMEVDVIYRKYRCWMGNPIGCEWPKKTLEQNPTAKTCQNCGFPGIIPPKTEFRGYKGRYRIDNYIGNRGLGRLYQGIQLTDQQPAIIKEYLLPQQAFNAEETRDRKQAFERLAGLSLADGRIQDIRLNFPWDAIADPVAERCYLVTNGNIDAYPTLRQYLTTTNQSMSERDVYRVLDQVLQTLQFLHGQKFSLPTGQIQQGIAHGNINLDSLLIMADTKEFFIHLSDLALWENLFDLSTNKNIIPTVTQDLVDLGYVAFYLLAGNTLDSDIDPKKEQYWQSVTPDFKAFLFKLLGFDLPFNHAEEARQALLNLYQALPRQVLIINEKPENNKNKLYHPSILILSILVAIFILGLIAWLFQKFKYQETLVGEPVVCCLKTVTGVPAGKFNYTGEKESTWSFIRRQSNLILQNQTLEEKLKASQPKLQLSYKPEDSIDQVIANIQLGKTDFAIANMFEQFSPELKHQAFAYDGLVVFVAFSYSKRDQSLPQALNGQISIEQIQDLYTGKITNWKQLKGRNLPDLPVKLYIPNDAESIRIFEHRVLKSESAINAFHSLKNSTINITSLSTINMLQQVLNDFEKDDITTRTGSIGFATLSQVFGQCSAYPLAIADGNNTAVQTLVQDNGKSIDPNTDLCDDKGSYKPNIEVFKTRSYPLGYPLVVLYPGDNSRPPIGQKFAEMLRTTEVQQILEKTGLVPLHDQ from the coding sequence GTGGTTTATGAACAAATCAAAGCCAAATTACCTCAGAGATTTTTCTCTAAAGCTGAAAATCCACCAGTTACAGAACCGGAACCGCTTGTAACACCTGTAACTCTGCAACCACCAACGGCTATGGAGGTAGATGTCATCTACCGCAAATATCGCTGCTGGATGGGAAATCCTATAGGCTGCGAATGGCCAAAAAAAACGCTAGAACAAAACCCTACGGCTAAAACCTGCCAAAACTGTGGTTTTCCAGGAATTATCCCGCCAAAAACTGAATTCCGAGGATATAAAGGGCGATATCGCATTGATAACTATATCGGAAATCGCGGTCTAGGTCGTTTATATCAGGGAATTCAGCTAACAGACCAACAACCAGCAATTATTAAAGAATATTTATTACCCCAACAGGCTTTTAACGCCGAGGAAACTAGAGACCGGAAACAAGCCTTTGAACGCCTGGCGGGTTTAAGTTTAGCTGATGGAAGAATTCAAGATATTCGCTTGAATTTTCCTTGGGATGCGATCGCTGATCCAGTTGCCGAACGCTGCTATCTTGTTACTAATGGCAATATTGATGCTTATCCCACCCTCAGACAATACCTGACAACTACGAATCAATCTATGTCAGAGAGGGATGTGTACCGTGTTCTTGACCAAGTATTACAAACTCTACAATTTCTCCACGGTCAAAAATTTAGTCTTCCAACTGGACAAATACAACAGGGAATCGCCCACGGTAATATTAATTTAGATAGTCTGTTGATTATGGCAGATACCAAAGAGTTTTTTATTCATTTAAGTGATTTAGCTCTATGGGAAAATTTGTTTGATTTATCAACTAATAAAAATATTATTCCGACTGTTACTCAAGATTTAGTAGATTTAGGCTATGTGGCTTTTTATCTGTTAGCAGGTAATACCTTAGATTCAGATATTGACCCAAAAAAAGAGCAATATTGGCAATCAGTAACTCCAGATTTTAAAGCTTTTTTATTCAAACTTTTAGGGTTTGATTTACCATTTAATCATGCCGAGGAAGCAAGGCAAGCATTATTAAATCTTTATCAAGCTTTGCCTAGACAAGTATTAATAATCAACGAAAAACCAGAAAATAATAAAAATAAACTTTATCATCCTTCAATATTAATATTAAGTATCTTAGTGGCAATCTTTATTCTAGGATTAATTGCTTGGTTATTCCAAAAATTTAAATATCAAGAAACTCTAGTTGGAGAACCTGTAGTTTGTTGTTTAAAAACTGTGACTGGTGTACCTGCGGGAAAATTTAACTACACTGGGGAAAAAGAAAGTACTTGGAGTTTTATCCGAAGACAAAGCAACTTGATATTGCAAAATCAAACCCTAGAAGAAAAGTTAAAAGCAAGTCAGCCTAAATTGCAGTTAAGTTACAAGCCAGAAGATAGTATAGACCAAGTAATTGCTAATATTCAATTAGGCAAAACAGACTTTGCGATCGCTAATATGTTTGAACAATTTAGTCCCGAACTAAAACATCAAGCATTTGCTTATGATGGTTTAGTTGTATTTGTGGCTTTTAGTTACTCAAAACGTGATCAAAGTCTACCTCAAGCATTGAATGGTCAAATTAGTATTGAGCAAATACAAGATTTATATACAGGTAAAATTACTAATTGGAAACAATTAAAAGGAAGAAATCTACCTGATTTACCAGTAAAACTTTACATACCAAATGATGCAGAATCAATCAGAATATTTGAACATAGAGTACTCAAGAGTGAAAGCGCAATTAATGCTTTTCATAGTTTAAAAAACTCTACAATTAATATCACATCTTTATCTACCATAAATATGCTTCAGCAAGTATTGAATGACTTTGAAAAAGACGATATTACTACTCGTACAGGGAGTATAGGTTTTGCAACACTTAGTCAAGTATTTGGTCAATGTTCTGCTTATCCTTTAGCGATAGCAGATGGTAATAACACCGCGGTTCAAACTTTAGTACAAGATAATGGTAAATCAATAGATCCCAATACTGATCTATGTGATGATAAGGGCAGTTATAAGCCTAATATTGAAGTTTTTAAAACACGTAGCTATCCACTTGGTTATCCATTAGTTGTATTATATCCAGGGGATAACAGCCGTCCGCCTATTGGTCAAAAATTTGCTGAAATGCTGAGAACCACAGAAGTACAGCAAATATTAGAGAAAACTGGCTTAGTACCGCTACATGATCAATAG